A genomic segment from Methanolobus zinderi encodes:
- a CDS encoding peptidase U32 family protein, whose product MPKDMKKRSAPELAMGVRNMASLKACKDNTDAVYFSLDRLSLRSRAQDITTDNLVDFVESVHEYGIKAYLAVNSVIYPDDLQELNEVMETAASAEVDAVIVWDPAAIMKAAANDLEIHISTQANVSNQETVNFYESMGASRVVLARELSLDQIKYIRENTDLELEAFVHGAMCQAVSGRCYLSAYLLGKSGNCGECSQPCRWEWSLHSDSGEKVDIEGKYLISAKDLCMIEHIPALLEAGIDSFKVEGRLRNPGYTSTVSRCYRKAIDDYFNGTYKPESAALLKKEMELEYNRGFSTGFYFGYPGPEGLACNHDMNASPVKREAVGIVTNFYPKNNAASVKLLEQGLRTGDQIIIEGKTTYVEQEVLSLMVEGEKVSSAEKGMETGLAVVDRVRKNDRVFRIEKDIHWK is encoded by the coding sequence ATGCCAAAAGACATGAAAAAAAGATCAGCACCGGAACTTGCAATGGGAGTCAGGAATATGGCTTCCCTCAAAGCTTGCAAAGATAATACCGATGCAGTCTACTTCTCCCTTGACAGGCTCAGTCTCAGGTCAAGGGCTCAGGACATCACAACAGATAATCTGGTCGATTTTGTAGAGAGTGTACATGAATACGGAATAAAGGCTTACCTTGCGGTAAATTCCGTGATTTACCCTGATGATCTGCAGGAACTGAACGAGGTGATGGAAACTGCGGCATCTGCGGAGGTTGATGCGGTGATTGTCTGGGACCCGGCAGCCATTATGAAAGCAGCAGCTAATGACCTGGAAATACATATATCCACCCAGGCAAACGTCTCAAACCAGGAAACCGTCAATTTCTATGAATCCATGGGTGCAAGCAGGGTGGTGCTTGCCAGGGAGCTCAGCCTGGACCAGATCAAGTATATCAGAGAAAACACAGACCTTGAACTGGAGGCTTTCGTACATGGTGCCATGTGCCAGGCAGTGTCAGGCAGATGTTACCTCTCGGCATACCTGCTGGGAAAGTCCGGCAACTGCGGAGAGTGCAGCCAGCCCTGCAGATGGGAATGGTCACTACATTCGGATAGCGGTGAGAAGGTGGATATCGAAGGAAAATATCTCATCAGTGCAAAGGACCTCTGCATGATAGAACACATTCCTGCACTGTTGGAAGCCGGTATTGACTCCTTCAAGGTAGAAGGGAGACTGCGCAACCCCGGCTACACTTCCACGGTTTCAAGATGCTACAGAAAAGCTATTGACGATTACTTTAATGGGACCTATAAGCCGGAGTCTGCGGCTTTGCTAAAAAAGGAAATGGAACTGGAATATAACCGCGGGTTTTCTACCGGATTCTACTTCGGCTACCCCGGACCTGAAGGGCTTGCATGCAATCATGATATGAACGCATCCCCTGTAAAGAGGGAAGCTGTGGGAATCGTGACAAACTTCTATCCGAAAAATAACGCAGCTTCCGTGAAACTTCTGGAACAGGGGCTCAGGACAGGAGATCAGATAATCATCGAAGGTAAGACCACCTATGTCGAGCAGGAAGTATTGTCCCTGATGGTCGAAGGAGAGAAAGTAAGTTCTGCGGAAAAAGGCATGGAAACCGGACTGGCTGTTGTTGACAGGGTCCGGAAGAACGACCGCGTGTTCAGGATAGAAAAGGATATCCACTGGAAGTAA
- a CDS encoding PAS domain S-box protein: MTPSVRPRILIADDEPMNVELLEAYLSSDYDIITAYGGLEAFEKAVVERPDLVLLDVMMPDMNGYQVCEMIKQSAETQFIPVILVTALSGREDRLKGMESHADDFLTKPIDGLELKMRVMSLLRIKSLHDRIMFERDQAQSYLDVAGVMILVFDKDQKVTLVNKRATEILGYEENEILGKKWLDTFVPEYFRPTSLEKYLDIMHSDNGDIVYSEGPVLARNGEEKIISWYSKSLKDDNGHTVGVLSSGEDITLRKKVEECLKHRTTAMESSVDGIAILDERGHYVYVNAAHARIHGYDSPDELLGRSWKMLYGESEIRKIYETVIPAFSVKGEWKGESIGLRKDGSSFFQEISLTALDNGVICIVRDTTQRKEAEKQLKEYAGNLQSLNEMKDLFTDILRHDLLNPAGIAKGFTTVLMQDETDPARLERLKLINNNIKRLIDMIESAAQFAKLEDLEHLEFKAMDLRSILCDVANNFEMELGSKNISLEMDLDRTYPSMVNPVIEGVFSNYLSNAIKYGPSESIIKIEIEDLGEEWKVKVTDNGDGIPDSEKSGVFERFKRLSEKKKGVKGTGLGLAIAKRTIDLHGGRVGVDNNPEGRGSVFWASIRKA, encoded by the coding sequence ATGACCCCATCTGTAAGACCCAGGATACTAATTGCAGACGATGAGCCCATGAATGTTGAACTTCTTGAGGCGTATCTTAGTTCTGACTACGATATTATCACCGCATACGGCGGCCTGGAAGCATTTGAGAAGGCTGTGGTCGAGAGGCCGGATCTTGTCCTTCTTGATGTAATGATGCCGGATATGAATGGTTATCAGGTATGTGAGATGATCAAGCAGTCTGCAGAAACCCAGTTTATACCTGTTATTCTTGTGACTGCTCTCTCTGGAAGGGAAGATCGTCTCAAAGGTATGGAGTCACATGCGGATGACTTTTTGACAAAACCCATTGACGGACTTGAGCTTAAGATGAGGGTGATGTCTCTTCTGAGAATTAAGTCGTTGCATGACAGGATTATGTTCGAACGCGATCAGGCACAGAGCTATCTTGACGTTGCGGGGGTAATGATACTTGTTTTTGATAAGGACCAGAAGGTGACCCTTGTCAATAAAAGGGCAACAGAGATACTCGGATATGAAGAAAATGAGATACTGGGGAAAAAATGGCTCGACACTTTCGTACCTGAATATTTCCGTCCCACATCCCTTGAAAAATATCTGGATATAATGCATTCGGATAACGGTGATATCGTTTATTCGGAAGGACCTGTACTGGCCAGGAACGGAGAAGAAAAAATAATCTCCTGGTATAGCAAGTCCCTGAAAGATGACAACGGTCATACCGTTGGGGTCCTGAGTTCGGGTGAGGATATCACCCTTCGCAAAAAGGTAGAGGAATGCTTAAAGCACAGGACCACTGCCATGGAATCTTCTGTGGATGGCATTGCCATACTTGATGAACGCGGACACTATGTATATGTCAATGCCGCACATGCCAGGATACATGGATATGATAGTCCGGATGAGCTCCTTGGCAGATCCTGGAAGATGCTCTATGGGGAATCTGAGATAAGAAAGATATATGAAACTGTGATACCGGCATTTTCAGTGAAAGGTGAATGGAAAGGAGAATCCATTGGCCTGAGAAAAGATGGCAGCAGTTTCTTCCAGGAAATCTCCCTGACTGCTCTGGATAACGGTGTAATCTGCATTGTAAGGGACACCACCCAGCGCAAAGAGGCGGAAAAACAGTTGAAAGAGTATGCAGGGAACCTGCAATCGCTTAATGAAATGAAAGACCTCTTTACCGATATTCTCAGACATGATCTGCTGAACCCGGCAGGTATTGCAAAGGGATTTACCACTGTGCTTATGCAGGATGAGACTGATCCAGCCAGACTTGAGAGGCTCAAACTGATAAATAACAATATCAAAAGGCTGATAGATATGATCGAGTCTGCAGCTCAGTTTGCCAAACTTGAGGATCTTGAACATCTTGAATTCAAAGCCATGGATCTGAGATCGATACTATGTGATGTTGCTAATAACTTCGAAATGGAGCTTGGATCAAAGAACATCTCACTGGAAATGGATCTTGACAGGACCTATCCGTCAATGGTGAATCCTGTGATCGAAGGAGTTTTCTCCAACTACCTTTCCAACGCTATAAAGTACGGACCATCTGAAAGTATTATTAAAATTGAGATAGAAGACCTTGGGGAGGAATGGAAAGTAAAGGTGACCGACAACGGGGACGGTATACCGGACAGTGAGAAATCAGGGGTTTTTGAGCGTTTCAAACGTTTATCCGAAAAAAAGAAAGGTGTTAAGGGCACAGGCCTTGGTCTTGCAATTGCAAAGAGGACAATCGACCTTCATGGTGGAAGGGTGGGAGTCGATAACAATCCGGAAGGCAGAGGCAGTGTTTTCTGGGCAAGCATCCGGAAAGCATAA
- a CDS encoding DUF6713 family protein, with translation MGGTLFWIYLLNAILLINHEIDSAYWEEWKLFRMPGGINLFLLLHFPILFVVIYGLVLVYQGSYYGLLISLLVSLSGIFAFLAHTFFLLRGREEFRTTMSIMILVSTLFFSIVQLIYTLMLLY, from the coding sequence ATGGGTGGAACATTATTCTGGATCTATTTGTTGAATGCGATTCTCCTGATAAATCATGAGATCGATTCGGCATACTGGGAAGAGTGGAAACTGTTCAGGATGCCCGGAGGTATAAACTTATTCCTGTTGCTTCATTTTCCAATCCTTTTCGTAGTTATTTACGGCCTTGTACTTGTATATCAGGGAAGCTATTATGGCTTGCTGATATCACTGCTTGTTTCTTTAAGCGGTATCTTTGCTTTTCTGGCACATACTTTTTTCCTGCTCAGGGGCAGGGAGGAGTTCAGGACCACAATGTCAATAATGATCCTGGTTTCAACATTGTTTTTCTCAATTGTACAACTAATTTATACACTTATGCTTTTGTACTGA
- a CDS encoding FeoA family protein produces the protein MAPVMPLVMMPEGKTSKIVSINAGRSLMNRLISMGFIENSFLRIKRDNMGSLIVELNGCSYALGKGMASKIMVQECSA, from the coding sequence GTGGCTCCAGTAATGCCGTTGGTTATGATGCCTGAAGGCAAAACAAGTAAGATCGTATCCATCAACGCAGGTCGTTCCCTGATGAATCGCCTCATATCCATGGGATTTATCGAGAATTCTTTCCTCAGGATAAAGAGAGACAACATGGGTTCCCTTATCGTTGAGCTGAACGGGTGCAGTTATGCGCTCGGAAAAGGGATGGCTTCAAAGATCATGGTCCAGGAATGCTCTGCATGA
- a CDS encoding C39 family peptidase, translating to MSEQGDHVIIRRIDLSFMVKVLCIMLVSCNVAATGDIEKEHADIYSRNNVKTALPVPYYDQGDTSWCLYSCLSMMLSYNNRNIEPWEIASYFDSGHDETFEGQYNVFDNSLENYFSEKCSIQIKRTVWGFNIGNFDVENFDSRIRENIDRGQPVLLAFQYTDPAGAKKGHAIVATGYDEECIYLTDPSGAITEDFFAHKEGHIAVPVSWYEFNERLVREIMLTNLAFTIEITEDAPSSSPDGSIYLVDSTDHNYSHVYFTNRSNKNDVGLLRLDGKYENGYLIVRQDNISRERKISLQDSMSLYFTVANPTPEQKNYTVTSEVVSKESGNKIDNFFFSSEIEVEGGKDLSKGINYSNQIEKLPAGDYSFTLILSDDKGKHIDSLSFELYIP from the coding sequence ATGAGCGAACAGGGGGACCATGTCATTATTCGAAGAATTGACCTGTCTTTTATGGTCAAGGTACTCTGTATAATGCTGGTAAGCTGCAACGTTGCAGCTACCGGCGATATTGAGAAAGAGCACGCAGACATCTACAGCCGGAATAATGTAAAGACAGCTTTGCCTGTGCCTTACTACGATCAGGGAGATACAAGCTGGTGCCTTTATTCCTGTCTTTCAATGATGCTCAGCTACAATAACAGAAATATCGAACCATGGGAAATTGCCTCATATTTCGATTCGGGACATGACGAGACCTTCGAGGGTCAGTACAATGTATTTGACAATTCACTGGAGAACTATTTCAGCGAAAAATGTTCTATTCAAATAAAAAGAACGGTGTGGGGTTTTAACATCGGTAATTTCGATGTTGAAAATTTCGATTCCCGGATAAGAGAAAATATTGACAGAGGACAGCCTGTTTTGCTTGCGTTCCAGTACACTGACCCTGCCGGTGCGAAGAAAGGACATGCTATTGTTGCGACTGGTTACGATGAAGAATGTATATATCTGACAGATCCCAGTGGTGCTATTACAGAGGACTTCTTCGCACATAAAGAAGGACACATTGCCGTACCCGTTAGCTGGTATGAGTTCAATGAGAGACTTGTCAGAGAAATAATGCTGACAAACCTTGCATTTACCATAGAGATCACAGAAGATGCACCTTCAAGCAGTCCTGATGGGTCCATATATCTGGTTGACAGCACGGACCATAACTACAGTCATGTGTATTTCACAAATCGCTCCAACAAAAATGATGTCGGCCTTTTGCGCCTTGACGGGAAATATGAAAACGGTTACCTTATTGTCAGGCAGGACAATATTTCCAGAGAAAGAAAGATCTCTTTACAGGACAGCATGAGCCTTTACTTTACAGTTGCCAACCCGACCCCTGAACAGAAAAACTATACCGTTACCAGTGAAGTGGTCAGCAAAGAATCCGGCAATAAGATAGATAACTTCTTTTTTTCAAGCGAGATAGAAGTTGAAGGTGGCAAAGACCTCTCAAAGGGAATCAACTATTCAAATCAGATTGAAAAGCTTCCCGCCGGAGACTATTCTTTTACTTTAATACTTTCTGATGATAAAGGAAAGCATATTGATTCGCTATCATTCGAGCTATATATTCCCTGA
- a CDS encoding nucleoside deaminase, giving the protein MDKFMQLAIEEAKEGLEEGGIPIGSVLVKDGEVVGKGHNMRVQENDPLAHAEIVCIRNAGRIGKYNDTVLYSTLMPCYLCAGAAVQFGIKEVIVGESENFEGASEFMKEHGINVTDLDLEECREMMAEFILEKPEIWNEDIGE; this is encoded by the coding sequence ATGGACAAATTCATGCAGCTTGCAATAGAAGAAGCAAAAGAAGGACTTGAAGAAGGAGGAATTCCCATCGGGTCCGTCCTTGTAAAGGATGGCGAGGTCGTGGGGAAAGGCCACAACATGAGGGTACAGGAAAATGACCCCCTTGCACATGCTGAGATCGTGTGCATCAGGAATGCCGGAAGAATAGGAAAGTACAATGATACGGTTCTGTATTCCACACTGATGCCATGTTATCTCTGTGCCGGAGCTGCAGTTCAGTTTGGAATAAAGGAAGTCATTGTCGGTGAATCCGAGAACTTCGAGGGTGCTTCCGAATTCATGAAGGAACACGGGATCAATGTGACAGATCTCGATCTTGAAGAATGCAGAGAGATGATGGCTGAATTCATCCTTGAAAAACCGGAGATCTGGAACGAGGATATAGGAGAATGA
- a CDS encoding B12-binding domain-containing protein encodes MDTQDSVNQHVFDKARSAVIDINDTEAAEAAREALDMGLDPVDVIEQGFVEGMRTMGDMFEEGKLSLIQILAASKTMNIGIEILKTKVIATNDNTGFFGNLVVNY; translated from the coding sequence ATGGATACTCAAGATTCAGTAAATCAGCATGTTTTTGATAAAGCCAGATCTGCAGTCATTGATATCAACGATACAGAAGCCGCAGAAGCAGCCCGGGAAGCCCTTGATATGGGTCTGGATCCCGTGGATGTCATCGAGCAGGGATTCGTAGAGGGAATGAGGACCATGGGAGATATGTTCGAAGAAGGTAAGCTTTCTCTTATCCAGATACTTGCTGCCTCAAAGACCATGAACATAGGTATAGAGATACTGAAGACAAAGGTCATTGCAACAAATGATAACACAGGTTTTTTCGGTAACCTTGTTGTTAACTACTAA